A genomic window from Elaeis guineensis isolate ETL-2024a chromosome 3, EG11, whole genome shotgun sequence includes:
- the LOC105040429 gene encoding V-type proton ATPase subunit B 2: MGLVKNGADIEEGQLEIGMEYRTVSGVAGPLVILEKVKGPKYQEIVNIRLGDGTTRRGQVLEVDGEKAVVQVFEGTSGIDNKYTTVQFTGEVLKTPVSQDMLGRIFNGSGKPIDNGPPILPETYLDISGSSINPSERTYPEEMIQTGISTIDVMNSIARGQKIPLFSAAGLPHNEIAAQICRQAGLVKRLEKSNNLMEDGEEDNFAIVFAAMGVNMETAQFFKRDFEENGSMERVTLFLNLANDPTIERIITPRIALTTAEYLAYECGKHVLVILTDMSSYADALREVSAAREEVPGRRGYPGYMYTDLATIYERAGRIEGRKGSITQIPILTMPNDDITHPTPDLTGYITEGQIYIDRQLQNRQIYPPINVLPSLSRLMKSAIGEGMTRRDHADVSNQLYANYAIGKDVQAMKAVVGEEALSSEDLLYLEFLDKFERKFVTQGAYDTRNIFQSLDLAWTLLRIFPRELLHRIPAKTLDQYYSRETAH; encoded by the exons ATGGGATTGGTAAAGAATGGCGCTGACATTGAGGAGGGACAGCTGGAGATTGGCATGG AGTATAGGACTGTTTCTGGAGTGGCTGGACCTCTGGTCATCTTGGAGAAAGTTAAG GGTCCTAAGTATCAGGAAATTGTCAATATTCGATTAGGTGATGGCACAACTCGACGCGGCCAGGTCCTGGAAGTTGATGGGGAGAAAGCTGTGGTGCAG GTTTTTGAAGGAACTTCAGGAATCGACAACAAATATACCACGGTGCAGTTCACAGGCGAG gtTTTGAAAACTCCGGTGTCACAGGATATGCTTGGACGCATTTTTAATGGTTCTGGAAAACCTATCGATAATGGTCCTCCAATATTGCCTGAGACTTACTTGGATATTTCAG GAAGTTCTATCAATCCCAGTGAGAGAACTTACCCTGAAGAGATGATTCAGACAGGGATATCCACAATTGATGTTATGAACTCCATTGCTCGAGGACAGAAGATTCCCCTCTTTTCTGCTGCTGGGCTTCCTCACAATGAAATAGCTGCTCAGATTTGTCGACAGGCAGGTCTTGTGAAACGTTTGGAAAAGTCCAACAATCTTATGGAG GATGGAGAGGAGGACAATTTTGCAATTGTGTTTGCTGCTATGGGAGTAAACATGGAAACTGCACAATTTTTTAAACGTGATTTTGAAGAAAATGGTTCAATGGAGAGGGTGACTCTTTTTCTAAATCTG GCAAATGACCCGACCATTGAACGAATTATCACCCCCCGAATTGCACTAACTACTGCAGAATACTTAGCTTATGAATGTGGTAAACATGTTCTTGTcatcctaacagatatgagctcaTATGCTGATGCACTTCGTGAG GTATCAGCCGCCCGAGAGGAGGTTCCAGGTAGACGTGGTTATCCTGGTTATATGTACACTGACCTGGCAACAATATATGAGCGTGCTGGACGTATAGAAGGAAGAAAAGGCTCCATCACACAGATACCCATCTTAACCATGCCAAATGATG ATATCACACATCCAACTCCTGATCTTACTGGCTATATTACCGAAGGCCAAATATACATTGACAGACAACTTCAAAATCGGCAG ATATACCCACCTATCAATGTCCTTCCATCTCTCTCCCGGTTGATGAAG AGTGCTATTGGCGAGGGTATGACACGTCGAGATCATGCAGATGTGTCTAACCAG CTCTATGCCAATTATGCAATCGGAAAGGATGTTCAGGCAATGAAAGCAGTTGTTGGAGAGGAGGCGCTCTCATCTGAGGAtctg CTCTATCTCGAGTTCCTAGATAAGTTTGAAAGGAAATTCGTTACACAAGGAGCATATGATACACGCAACATCTTCCAGTCACTCGATCTTGCCTGGACACTGCTGCGCATCTTCCCCCGTGAGCTACTTCATCGTATTCCCGCTAAGACACTAGATCAGTATTACAGCAGAGAAACGGCCCACTGA
- the LOC105040430 gene encoding translation machinery-associated protein 22 yields the protein MAEKPQPVRVLYCGVCGLPAEYCEFGPDFERCKPWLRQHAPDLYPDLLREATEKEADKAADQLQAVGISGEGGGGGEASSGAALAPKQEEVKRLPGGKIKKKEKQEVVIEKIVRNKRKCVTVVKGLDLFGIKLSDASKKLGKKFATGASVVKGPTDKEQIDVQGDIAYDIVEFITDTWPDVPETAIFFIEDGKKVAAA from the exons ATGGCGGAGAAGCCCCAGCCGGTCCGCGTCCTCTACTGTGGCGTGTGCGGCCTCCCGGCGGAGTACTGCGAGTTTGGGCCCGACTTTGAGAGGTGTAAGCCCTGGCTCCGCCAGCATGCACCCGACCTCTACCCCGATCTCCTCAGAG AGGCGACCGAGAAGGAGGCGGACAAGGCCGCTGACCAGCTGCAGGCGGTGGGGATTTCTGGAGAAGGTGGCGGCGGAGGCGAGGCTTCTTCAG GGGCTGCCCTAGCTCCTAAGCAAGAAGAAGTGAAACGCCTTCCTGGTGGCAAGATAAAGAAGAAG GAAAAGCAAGAAGTtgttattgaaaagattgtccgcAACAAGCGTAAATGTGTCACTGTTGTGAAAGGCCTAGACCTGTTTG GTATAAAACTAAGTGATGCTTCGAAGAAGCTTGGGAAAAAGTTTGCTACTGGAGCTTCTGTTGTTAAG GGCCCAACTGATAAAGAGCAAATTGATGTCCAAGGGGACATAGCTTATGATATTGTGGAGTTCATTACTGACACTTGGCCAGAT GTGCCTGAAACTGCAATTTTCTTCATTGAAGATGGCAAGAAGGTTGCTGCTGCCTAG